Below is a genomic region from Sorghum bicolor cultivar BTx623 chromosome 9, Sorghum_bicolor_NCBIv3, whole genome shotgun sequence.
AGATAATGGCTTTTCTCCACTGTATATCTAGGGCTTTTGGGGATTTCCCCTATTTGCTGTTGTGAACTTGGATCATGATAAATCTGAAATCTTTGTCAGGGGATGACAAATTAACAAGATCACCTGCAATTCTCTCATTAAAGTCATGTTGTAGTGTACATTTCCTTTtgtttactttaatttctcatGATTTGTTTGTTTCACCCCATTTTGCAGTCACCATGGCTCCGGGAAATCTGGATAACAAGGGCAAGGGCAAGGCTGTGctgaatgatgatgatgatatctCTGCGCCAACAATGCCGGTGGAGGCGATTGGCTCCTCAGGAGGACAGCCAGCGAGGTCGTCGGCTCAGGCCATTCCTCCAGCTGCGGCGATGGCAGCGCCGCCGTTGATCCATCGTGGATCCCAGTCCCAGCAACTTGACAAGAGCCTCATCGTCCTCATCAAATGCGTCATGCAGCAGTGCGTGACGGGGATGGAGGCAGCGAACACCGAGGCGGCGAACAGTGCTCTGGTCGCCCTGTCGTCCGCCTCATCCCTCGACGGCGACCCCATCCAGCGCCTGACGTCCGCCTTCGCCGAGGCGCTCGCACGGCGCGCGCTAGCGTTGCTGCAGGGCCTGTCCTGGTCGGTCCAGGGGCAGCTCCGCACGCCTCCGTCGCCGGCGTACGCCGGCGTGGCGCGCCAGTGGTTCCACTCGCTGAACCCGCTCCTCCGCGGCGCCAGCTTGGCCGCCAACCACGGCATCGTCAGGGCGGTGGAGGGCGAGCAGGTGGTGCACGTCGTGGACCTCGGCGGCGCCAACCCAAGGCAGTGGATCGAGCTGCTCCGCCTCCTCGCGGGGCGCCCCGGCGGCGCGCCGTCGTCGCTGCGCCTGACCATCGTCAGCGAGCACGCCTTCTTCCTGAGCTGCGCCACCGAGCTGCTCACCGCGGAGGCCGCGCGCCTGCACCTCTCCTTGGCGGTCCACACGGTGCAAGCCCACATCGACAACTTCTCGGCGACCGTGCTCGCGTCCCTCGGCGTGCAGCGCGGGCCGGCGCTGGTGCTGTCGTCGACGCTGCAGCTCCACCGCCTGATCGCCGACACGGCCGTCGTCAGGCACGCGGACCGGGAGCACGAGACGATGACCAGGGCGGACGTGCTCCTCCGCCTGCTCCGGGACCTGTCCCCGAAGGTGCTGGTGCTGACGGAGCAGGAGGCGGACCACAACAACGGCGAGGGGCGCGGCGCGGGGGCGCTCTGGGACCGCGTCAACAACGCCTTCGACTACTACGCGGTGCTGTTCAACGAGCTGGAGGTCTCCGGCGTGCCGCGCGGGTCGCTGGACCGCGCCGTCGTGGAGCGGCTGCACCTCCGGGAGGAGATCATGGACATCGTCGCCCGtgacggcgcggcgcggcgggagCGGCACGAGAAGATGCAGCGCTGGGTGCCGCGGATGGCAGCGGCTGGGTTCCAGCCCGTGCCGGTGACCATGGACGGGTTCAGGGAGGCGACGAGGCTAGACCGCCGGCGGTCGACGTCGGACGCTGACAGGCAAAGGCCGCTGTATCGGGTGACCGCGGTGAAGGAGATGGGGTGCTTCTACGTGCACTCGTGCTCGGCCCCTATGTTCTCGGTTTCGTTTTGGCAGCCGGCGCCGCCCCGCGACGATCAGCAGTGAAGGAATTCAATGAATGATGATGCGCCAGCCGCGCCACCGCCaacccatgcatgcatggatttGGATACAGACCGCAGATCCTTATTATTAGCTTAATTTGTCATGGACTCATGCATGCTTTCTCTAGTTAATTTCGTTTCATTTCATCGATCTCCTTTATTTGGTTTGATCATCAGCTGAGACTTAATTGTTTGAACTATAGTTGTGTTTGTGCTATGCATGCTTAATATTTTATTTCTACTACCTGTCTACTGTGTTGTTGTCATTGTCAATTTTATTGCATGAATTGAATTAAAGAAGGGACTAGTTATTAGCATCCAAAGCTAGTGGCTTGCGTGCGACCCCTTTAGTTGGTGTTTCCAAAGTTGAGCTTCATGTTTACATTTTTTTTAAtgctttatttctgcaaaactaTAGTATATATGCTTATTATACAGCTTTTGTTTCTAGCACTTCACTTTTGATACGGCTGCTGAAATGGCCGCACACCACATTGAAGTTTGCCGGCACAACTTCAACTGATTATTATATTTGGTCATCGATATTATAAAAAATACTTAGATTTATGGGataaaattagtattattagatttattataaaatatatttttataagatgcttattttatatattgtaggtgttgttacttttttctataaagttagtccaaTTTAAAAAAGCTTGACTGGCGCATATTTTAGAAATTAATTATTTCGTGGACGGAGACAGTATTTACACAGAAATTTAGTTAGtttcatactccctccatttttttagattcatactccctccatcttgaAAAAGATAGGCTACGAATCTGGACACTAGACTACGAATCTAGACAAGTGCTTGTCCAGGGGAGCATGTACACTACTGTTACAAATAAAAAGTTTTCACAATTAAACCACAAGTCTCGCTACTAGAAGAAAAAGGTCACAACGATGACATACACACTATACATACTACTACTGGAGAAGAGAACCTCTCAACACAATCGGTTCTAAACTCGTGGTACTGGTTTTAAAACTGGTAGCCATGTGTCAACTGACATTCTGACAACTACGAGTGATATGTATTTAAAAATATCAGGACTCAAAACATGACACCAACTGATAGTGGTACTTTGGAGCGTCACACACTACTAGTTTTCCTCAACATTTGGGAGTGTTCCCAACAAAACATCACACAATTAGTTGTTGCAACCAACATGTtagagcactcccaatgcagaaattATCCGTTAGTTTCTATACCATAAGACACCACCCATGGACACTATACATTCCAATGCAGTATTTTGTAATAGAGTCTAAAAAAATCAAACCAATCATCTCGGCTCATTCTGTCGGATCATGTGCGGGGCAAGTTCTGTGTGGCCACACGAAACTGAAGCTTTCTCATCTCCTTGCTGCTCGTGAAGGTCTGAAGGAGGACAGGATTTGGCGCATGGGATCTGAAGACACAGGAAAGAAACCACGCTACCCTCCCCATCGCTGCAGAGACTGGTTTCTTTCGTCTCAAATCTCGCCTAGACGTCGTTTCCACATAAGACGTTGTTTCTTCATTTTTTtccctctctcttcaataaataatctgccacatcaacaaattgcTTACATGGCAGTACAATTAATAGCTATACAAACTACCatagtttctgcattgggagtgcccttataGATTTAAATTCATTATTTTAGAATTGCATTCAAATTTACAATACGTACACTAAACATTGTAGTCCACAATTCATTCATGAAACATTGTTATCCACTATTGGTTCCTTCTATGCACACTAGTTGTAATCAACCGCTACAAGCACAAGGATAGTTGTGTATCCTCCAAGTCATCTATCGTCTTCATCATACTCCATTGAGCTAGTACTCGGGGATACAATGCTCATGCCACCAGCCGGGAAGGTCAGCTTTTCTTAACTTTAAccaactatatatataaaaaatattaatatttagtgtaccgaattagtatcattagatagttAAATATATtatcataataaatttatttagagatataaatattgcacgcatttttctataaatctgATCAAAGTTGAGAAAGTTTGACCTACACGCATCCTATAACCTCTTTTATTCTAGGATGGAGGGACCGAGGGAGTATACCAACACAGGTGTCATCCTTATCTTGCCCTCTTCCTCCTAAACTAGACCAACACTATGTTCTATAGTGGTAGCCCATATAATGCAATGTGGAAGGTCAAGTCTTCTTCCTCCCCCTCTACATGAAATACGATGAAGTTGCGTTTTAGCAATTCCATATCCTCCACCTCCTACTACTCTGACAAAAATTGTTACTCTATTTGGATAAGGGAGGGACTAGAGCAGTACCTTGTTGAAGTCCATTTTGGTGGGAAGAAAGGGCGGACCCAACACTAGGGCAGCTAGGGACATGGCCCTAGTCGTGGCCCAAATAAGTAGGGAGTGACTCTACAGTTTTTTTTCCCATTAGCCCAACAAGGAGTTAGCGAAGCTAGGCAATAGGGCAGCGTCACAATGTGTTCGTTCGACTCTATAACCTTGCTCGCTCTCGCTCACATCTCATCATCGCATGTTTCCATTCCTACTACTAGGCTAGGGGCATCACCATCGCTCCTTGCCTCCCTCTGCTCTGCGCTccgcctctctccctctctgttTCGTCCTCTACGGCTCGTGGGTCTAGCCTGTGCAACTACCAACTATGATGTTTCACCCTTGGTGACTCGGTCAGTCGCCTACTGATCGCCCGCCATCCCCAGCGGACCGACCAGCTGTAGCCCTGGTTTGCATTTGGTTTTCCTTTTTCCAATTTCAGTTTCAATCCTTTGCACTTTGTATTTTGTAGTGTTTCGATTCTAGTTACATTCTAAAATTACAGCGTACAAGATGGAGAGAATTAGGTAAAATTTGTGTTTCGGTTTTTGACCACTAAAATTTGGCCCTAGTCTTGGACAAATCCTGGATCTGTCACTGGTGGGAAGGAGGAATAATATTCACATTAGTGGTGGTGGCAGAGCGAGAGGTTAGAGGATATATATGGGGAATGTGATGGCCGGTGGGTTCCAATAAGGCAATGACGGGGGTGGGGAATGGAGCTTTCTTTGTAGTGGCTTGGTGGGAATGTATTGGGAGCTATGCATAtcgggcaaagcatttaatcaATTAACAGTGGTATGTGGAAACTATGCATGATACTAATGTAAAACATGATGAACAAGATTCCATAGATAATTGTTTCAAAGCATTCCTCATTGCACCTCTAAATTGATGGCTCACACAATTACTTATAAGTAAAACCAAGACAAATAGTTATCTGGGCCATGAAGGTTGTCTCAAACTATCAAAGATAACTCAACTAGAAGAGATTTGTTACATAATAAAATTTATCCCACACGATTGTTGTTGCCAACCATGAAAAAGAAACTCCTCTAATGGTTCTAAAAAATTGTGACAAACAAGATATCCTCAAAGAGAATTTTCTAAGCATGCAGTGGTGTCTGGTactatgcagcaaaggtttttcTAGTATTCCAAATATAGGTCAAAATAActtcagatttattgcatgaaatAGTTATTGTGAAAGTAAGATACCGCTAGTTATTCTTTGTTTCATTTGTTTTATGTATGTCACATTGTTAATTTAATTGTATGCATCAACTATACTGGACTTTCGCATAAAATGAACGATGATGGAAATAAGGCTGTATGTGAAAGGAACTAGGAGGACTCGATATGACCCAAGAGGGGAAGAGGTAAATTGAATCAGTCGAAAAAGAACTATATATCAAGAAGTATACCTATATGTTTCTCTAGTGTCTCTATTTACCCACCCGAGATTTGTAACATGTAGCCAAGACTAATGTACACTAGAAAAGATGTTAACTGTTGCCAACTAACCCAATACCAAATCCTATATCACCAAATAATCTAGAAAGTACCCTCCTCCATTCGGTGGCTCCAACATCTTTGTTGCACTTTTTATTCTTTATTCTATGATTTAGTGGCTCTGTTTTTTGCACTTAAACCCCATCCAACCCCACCGCATGATGTGGTGACTATTCTCCTCTTCATCGGATGCTATGGTCACCCTATgggctattttttttttctatttatcCTATTATATAGTGTTCTATTATAGCGGTCGGATAGGAGCCATGGTCTTTCAATtaatgtcttggattttaattTCAAACCTATAATTAGTTTAAATCCTAGGTGTTTGTCTTTGTGATAAATGTGTGTTGATATActtctttaaaaaaaaaggtGAGGTTATatttttccaaaataaaaataaatactaAGCTATACTGTGCATATCCCCGTAGTGGGCCTTCTTGGCTCCAATCGCCGTGTGAAATGGAAAGAATCAGCCTGTGCGTGAATCACGTCGCCGTGGAGTATCCTAAGCCGTGGAACGCATATTTATCAGGTGATGAAGGAAAGTGAGAGACCAGTTCAAGTTACCTATACTTTCATTAAGCTTGAAAATTGCGGTTTTAGCAACTCCGCAGTTAAAGGCCTCGAGCTGGGTAGTCTGGTACAGTACAGAAAGGGGAATCGCGCGAAATGGAGCTCTCGCCGGCGGGGAGGTGGGCCGACCTCCCCGAGGACATCGCCCTAGCCGTCGCCTCCCGCCTCCAGGTCGgtgccctctctctctcactcgcTCCCTGGAAGGGTTCTCTCGCTGACTCCCTCCGCTGGCTCCAACTGCGCGCAGGAGGCCGATGTGTGCGCGCTCGGCGGCTGCTCGCGCTCCTGGCGCGGAGCCTGCGACGCCGACTGCATCTGGGAGCGCCTCTTCCGCTGCCGCTGGCCAGCCGCCTCGGCGGAGGCGTCTGCGTCGGCGTCCCGTGTGCAGGTACGCAAAAGAGGGGTAAAGTTAAGTGCTTGTGGTAGCCATATTCTGATATTGTGGTTATCCGAGTTCCAATTTGACCGAAATTCGACCTTCTAGTTCGAGGCATATATCTCCTGGACTTCTTGTGttaatgtatcatcctgccttaGGCTGTTATTATGCTCCGTACCAGTTACCAATTACTATCATAGTTTTAAATGCACCATCTCTTTTGTCCTTTACCCCCTTCttcattttattattatatgAAACCTTATTCATTTGTATTTGGTGGAATCACTAAATTGGTTCAGCTAGTTAATGTTAAGTCTTTTTTCTGAACGCATTAGAGAGTTGCGTAGAAAGAAGAGAACGAGGGTATGAGGGACTAAGTCCTCCAAAACACACACCCAAAACTCCACTTGCACTGCCACACACAAACAGAGAACCTAGAAACGAAAAGGTCCTTTTCAGCAATCAGGCGATCATCAATTTACCAAAGCTAGGGGTATTATACCCCAGCAAACGACCTGACCAACAGCTCCTTAAATCTTTTGCTCCAATGAAGCACCATAAGATGCATTCACCTGTGGCAGCCTGCAGCACTGCCATGACACTCGGACTTGTGCTATTAAAGACACAATCATTCCGATGTTGTCTTGATATTTGGTTcaaaacattatctaattaacTGATTCCATGATTAATCAATTTCTCTATTTGACCATAAATATACATTAATTCAGATGTAGTTCATTTTAAAGCTCAACTTTTCGGTGAACACCTTTTTTACTCTGCTTTAAAGCTTAACTTCTCTAGCCCTCCTTGTTTCCTCTCCTTCAGTTTCTGTGAGGTCTCTTAGAAAGGAAGAAGTAGAGTACTGACTGGTTCCATCTGCTAGTCTATAACAGGCTAGCAGAACCAAAGTTACTTGGCCGGTGAGGGAAAGACCGCCCCCACGGTATTGTTTGGAAGAAGAAACTCAGTCTTCAACTGACCGAGAAACCCCCGAACCCTGCAGTGCACACTATTTTATGGGCTGTCAGCAAGGGAGGTTTTTTAACCAGCATGGAAATCACACAGGAGTTGAACCCAGACTATTTTAGGGGAcattttttgcatttttttaaGGATTACTTTGTTCTTTTTAGAGAGTGAGATATACAAGTTAAAAAGACGACTTGACTCCAAAGTTGAATATCTGATGTACCTTTTCCGtttgtatttttcttttcaCATATACATGATCCAAGGATACTGAACGAATGACTGAtcaagttttcaacttttttCTGCTAATTATGCCGCAGGGATGGAAAGCTCTCTACATCAGCCAACACAGAAgaatggcttttgcaatatctAATGTGATTGAATTTGTGGGAAGCAGCATAAATGATGGGTCACTTGAATCCGAATACTATCTGAAAGCTATTGCTGATTTGGCCTTGATACCTGATATAGGATTTCTGGATGTCCAGTTTTTCTTGTTTTCAAGAAATTGTAGTGCGATAATAAACCTAATTGGACTGCACTACTCGATCGCATCTTTGCATGTGCTGGTGAGTTATGTATTGTTGATGATTCTATTATGGCTGAACAAGCTTCATGTTGAAAGAACTCAACACTGCTTCATTTCTAAATTGCTAAAGCAACTGTTTGTCACGCTTTATATACTTGTAGCTCCATATTCTGCCAACAtctattttattttgttttgaaTCAATCTTTTTTATACCATAATGTGTAATTTGTAGTCCCTGCATATAGGCATGCCACTCTATTTTGTCATGCACATATGCCTGATGTCCTCTGTATCATCTACCAAAAATCAAAGTATGTAAATACTCAAAGTGAACATTAAGATACTATATGATTGTCAACATTTAAAGCTTTGGAAGCATGAGTTGTCAAATCGTCTAAAGGTTTCTTTTGTGCTTTGACTGATATCAGATGTTTTGACAAGAATGATGTAAGCAAGCTTTTGGCTACTCATAAAATGTAGTTTTGACaaactatctttttttttcagccAACTGAAGTCAGTAAAGCACTCCAAGCTCACCGCGTATCAGAAAGAGTagtttgtgtgaacttgctcaagCTTGGTAGGTGGTTCTATGGTTTCCGGTTGCCTGACGAATATGAGTCCCGCAAAATCTCACTAGGTGAGCTCACCATGGCTGAGGGAGCAGAGATTCTTGCCATTCTTAACCGTGGAGCTGTTCACGAGGTATTTCGTCTCCGGATCAGTTTGGTGAACGTAGATAAGTGATCTAAAGTACAAAAAAAAGTACACTCCTTAAGAACTTGGCTTGTTTTGCCCATTGTAAATATGTATAACCTTTGTCATCTGATGCCCTCGGGCCTCTTCTTTGTTGTAAATGCAACCGTGGGGATGGATCCAAGTATGGAGCCATTTAAACTTTGGTTGCCTCGTAGTATtttgtaaataaataataaaggcTTGTCATGTGTAATTAGTGCTACACATTTTCACCGTTTCTGTGATAACATCTGTTGAATGTTTTCcatgttttattttctttcatTGCTTCCTATTGTCTTCTGTAGTAATCATACATCATTCTCTGTAGCAATAGAATATGCTCTGATGTGGGTATCTATAACCTACTCCCTGAATAAATAGATTCCTAGAGTTGTctaaagtcaaactttttaagctttaaccaaatttctagaaaaaaacctGTCAAAATTTAAAACATCAAATTAGCATCATTAGATATACCATATAATATATTTTGATAATGtgcttattttatatcatagatattattactcttttctataaaattagtcaaacttaagattgTTTGACTTGCATAGATTTTAGGTTTTGGTTTATTTCGGAGTGAGGGAGTATATGTTACAGTGGGTACATGCAGGATACAGAATTATGGCACCTCGTAGCAACATAGGATTGGTGTTGGGATGGAGTGCAAATAACtgtttttatcttttaaaaaaatGGAACATCTGATCAAAACAAATTGTTATACCAAGTGTAAAGGAGTAAAGGACCAAAAATGGCATATATATGGGGCAGTCTAGGAAAACTGGACCATCCACTTTCCCAAAACCAAAACGTCCGAAGATGAGCTCTATTGACAAAATGGACTTCGCCATTGTATAGCTCTGATCAAAATGTTGCATGGATCGTCCAATTTTGCGTAGCTGAGATCCATCCAGCTTTTAGGAGTTCATTACATTGGCTTAGAGAAAATAGATCTCACTGTTACTGCAGAATGAGATTCGTAGATTCTGCACGGAGCAATAAGAGTCTCGGGAGAAAGGAAAGAGAACCATGAATTGAATTGCATAAAAGCATCAGGATCCCTCTTCTAATGTATAATGACAATATCGGAACAATAAGCACAAAATAATTAAATTAGACAAATAGTGGGTTTTGTTAAAGTTCTGAGAAGACCCTATcattaaaagaagaagaagaagatgttaTCTGCCAAAAAGTGGAGGATCTTTGAGTTAAACCATTGTGGTATTTTGATATTTTCGTAACCTTGTTTCTTTAGTGCTTTCTTCGTGGATGCCACTAATCCATCCAGATTCACCGAAGATAGTGAGGAACCACCTAACAACCAGAGAAGATCACAGAAGAAGAATCTTGCCTAATCGCATTCTATAACAGCATGAACTGAGACAAATCCGGTTCATTGCTTACTCTACTCTGATCAGATGAAAACATTCAGAATCAGAGAAGTAGTAGAAGGGAGGTCGTAAGAGATATATAGTAGCAGGGAATGCAGCAAaaacacttttttttttcaggctACCAAAAGCAACGAATTAAGGCTAGAGATGTAGGAACGTCCTGATTCGCTAAAACATATGGATTACATGATCTGCAGCAGCAGGATGGATATTACAGTTGAGTAGAAATTATT
It encodes:
- the LOC8077674 gene encoding uncharacterized protein LOC8077674; the protein is MELSPAGRWADLPEDIALAVASRLQEADVCALGGCSRSWRGACDADCIWERLFRCRWPAASAEASASASRVQGWKALYISQHRRMAFAISNVIEFVGSSINDGSLESEYYLKAIADLALIPDIGFLDVQFFLFSRNCSAIINLIGLHYSIASLHVLPTEVSKALQAHRVSERVVCVNLLKLGRWFYGFRLPDEYESRKISLGELTMAEGAEILAILNRGAVHEVFRLRISLVNVDK
- the LOC8077673 gene encoding scarecrow-like protein 3, with amino-acid sequence MAPGNLDNKGKGKAVLNDDDDISAPTMPVEAIGSSGGQPARSSAQAIPPAAAMAAPPLIHRGSQSQQLDKSLIVLIKCVMQQCVTGMEAANTEAANSALVALSSASSLDGDPIQRLTSAFAEALARRALALLQGLSWSVQGQLRTPPSPAYAGVARQWFHSLNPLLRGASLAANHGIVRAVEGEQVVHVVDLGGANPRQWIELLRLLAGRPGGAPSSLRLTIVSEHAFFLSCATELLTAEAARLHLSLAVHTVQAHIDNFSATVLASLGVQRGPALVLSSTLQLHRLIADTAVVRHADREHETMTRADVLLRLLRDLSPKVLVLTEQEADHNNGEGRGAGALWDRVNNAFDYYAVLFNELEVSGVPRGSLDRAVVERLHLREEIMDIVARDGAARRERHEKMQRWVPRMAAAGFQPVPVTMDGFREATRLDRRRSTSDADRQRPLYRVTAVKEMGCFYVHSCSAPMFSVSFWQPAPPRDDQQ